One region of Campylobacter concisus genomic DNA includes:
- a CDS encoding formate hydrogenlyase maturation HycH family protein, whose product MIQVYKLTKRHMDDNDKLPRELKEIKIFSTCVGHGVGTIDFSEKILELSDEEFDEMIKNSGEYVKFKIGNLSKYFEVEIFAEHIAKLLPQLCECKLKEILANLKEGYIVLRKDF is encoded by the coding sequence ATGATACAAGTTTATAAGCTTACAAAAAGGCATATGGACGACAACGACAAGTTACCACGCGAGCTAAAGGAGATAAAAATTTTCTCAACTTGCGTGGGACATGGCGTTGGCACAATTGATTTTAGCGAGAAAATTTTAGAGCTAAGCGATGAGGAATTTGACGAGATGATCAAAAACTCAGGCGAATACGTTAAATTTAAGATCGGAAATTTAAGCAAATATTTTGAAGTTGAAATTTTTGCCGAGCATATCGCTAAACTCTTGCCGCAGCTTTGTGAGTGTAAGCTTAAAGAAATTTTGGCAAATTTAAAAGAGGGATATATCGTGCTTAGGAAGGACTTTTGA
- the ciaB gene encoding invasion protein CiaB has protein sequence MNDFKRLNELAKEQKKKLNAIYKNLDDDIINEAVKICGLAGTPSQKLALARRIVDLKVDPLQNELKKLNLGEDDQKRVLNLIYGYVRNLYENLHAKLLEKAKEEKILDPFNQAFVQAMHELGLSLNAWQISWQDRIIDTTNKEFEAKFKDLSQANEFITKNGLFQCDANGVRADRTYGAVVKEGDKFSFLPYALAFKDEVRELKSVFVKNLEILRNLAKNDEQKSYIKYLEKLQNAFCEEDNTKVINAWQEAEIAWMDVKGALQPGHPLEYYEDAYTHAVALEWDIRLVDSEGIDELKFKEKVAKTYKSVCEKIKFDNAETNKAVSENIARTQLYISVPMIYYGAELNGLFSAQVVPNDESVSAKCGKKIFAFVNHVYEGAKAKPFMKLGAEIFSKEFLDFGREILFLKPKIWKKVYEISTIGHEFGHILFIGLDTEMSMNKSGVFKFIEEYKATTGGLVNFFLHEETEYKMAVFHELIARAVGLIAWRKVDEVRAYYCEGLIHLSLLFRAGVLEFDGKLSVDMSEQAYAKFKEICLQNYFDLAQTYAKKDDASTFLEKFCQKDEQSYLPKDEECKKFVEHFYARYEAIGNDVDDSGEWQRWQSLAKKAEKDR, from the coding sequence ATGAACGATTTTAAAAGATTAAACGAACTTGCAAAAGAGCAAAAAAAGAAGTTAAATGCTATTTATAAAAATTTAGACGATGATATCATAAACGAAGCTGTTAAAATTTGTGGCCTTGCTGGTACACCAAGCCAAAAACTAGCTCTTGCAAGAAGGATAGTAGATCTTAAAGTAGATCCGCTTCAAAATGAGCTAAAAAAGCTAAATTTAGGCGAAGACGATCAAAAACGAGTGCTAAATTTGATCTATGGCTACGTTAGAAATTTATATGAAAATCTGCACGCCAAGCTTTTAGAAAAGGCCAAAGAAGAGAAAATTTTAGATCCATTTAACCAAGCCTTTGTGCAGGCTATGCACGAGCTTGGACTTAGTCTAAATGCGTGGCAAATTTCATGGCAGGATCGTATTATCGACACTACAAACAAAGAGTTTGAGGCTAAATTTAAAGATCTAAGCCAGGCAAATGAGTTTATTACTAAAAACGGCTTGTTTCAGTGTGACGCTAACGGCGTAAGGGCTGATAGAACGTATGGCGCGGTAGTAAAAGAAGGTGATAAATTTAGCTTTTTGCCTTACGCACTTGCTTTTAAAGATGAGGTTAGAGAGCTTAAAAGTGTTTTTGTTAAAAATCTTGAAATTTTAAGAAATTTAGCCAAAAACGACGAGCAAAAATCTTACATAAAATACCTTGAAAAGCTACAAAATGCCTTTTGCGAAGAAGATAATACAAAGGTGATAAACGCTTGGCAAGAGGCTGAGATAGCGTGGATGGATGTAAAAGGCGCACTTCAGCCAGGCCATCCTCTAGAGTACTACGAGGATGCCTACACGCACGCAGTTGCGCTAGAGTGGGACATTAGGCTGGTTGATAGCGAGGGCATTGATGAGCTTAAATTTAAAGAAAAAGTGGCAAAAACTTATAAGAGTGTTTGCGAAAAGATCAAGTTTGATAATGCCGAGACAAACAAGGCAGTTAGCGAAAATATCGCTAGGACGCAGCTTTATATAAGCGTGCCGATGATCTATTATGGAGCGGAGTTAAATGGACTTTTTAGCGCTCAAGTCGTGCCAAATGATGAGAGTGTGAGCGCAAAATGCGGTAAGAAAATTTTTGCTTTTGTAAATCACGTCTACGAGGGCGCAAAAGCAAAGCCTTTTATGAAGCTTGGGGCGGAAATTTTTAGCAAGGAATTTTTGGATTTTGGTAGGGAAATTTTATTTTTAAAGCCAAAAATTTGGAAAAAAGTTTATGAAATATCAACCATTGGCCATGAGTTTGGGCATATCCTCTTTATCGGACTTGATACTGAGATGAGTATGAATAAAAGCGGCGTCTTTAAATTTATAGAAGAGTACAAGGCAACGACTGGTGGGTTAGTAAATTTCTTCTTGCATGAAGAAACTGAGTATAAAATGGCGGTTTTTCATGAACTTATTGCACGTGCCGTAGGGCTTATCGCTTGGCGAAAGGTTGATGAAGTTAGGGCTTACTACTGCGAGGGGCTCATACATCTTAGTCTGCTTTTTAGAGCTGGAGTGCTTGAATTTGACGGCAAACTAAGTGTGGATATGAGCGAGCAAGCTTATGCTAAATTTAAAGAAATTTGCCTGCAAAACTACTTCGATCTAGCGCAAACATACGCTAAAAAAGATGATGCGAGCACATTTTTAGAGAAATTTTGTCAAAAAGATGAGCAGAGCTATCTGCCAAAAGATGAAGAGTGCAAGAAATTTGTTGAGCATTTTTACGCTAGATACGAAGCTATCGGCAATGATGTCGATGATAGTGGCGAGTGGCAAAGATGGCAAAGTTTAGCTAAAAAGGCAGAGAAAGATAGATAA
- a CDS encoding ATP/GTP-binding protein, translating to MQTNFYSQGSYNNMSFSMKTSSGDEISFSMYDNKSLEFSSQKNGSSSQKSLTLTHEYGYEFLYRGNGIDEQDMKEIEEAMKQIRPQVNEFMKNIKEGDKIAGSSQSISDLSNKIKQMLPDAKDLNHKNFINDNMLKMFDELLAQNNANKNLLSATKRLFDTLLDESNKVSYYA from the coding sequence ATGCAAACAAATTTTTACTCTCAAGGAAGCTACAACAACATGAGCTTTTCGATGAAAACTAGCTCAGGCGATGAGATAAGCTTTTCGATGTATGATAACAAAAGCTTGGAGTTTTCGAGCCAGAAAAATGGCAGTTCAAGCCAAAAAAGTCTAACTCTAACCCACGAATACGGCTATGAGTTTTTATATAGAGGAAACGGCATAGACGAGCAGGACATGAAAGAGATCGAAGAGGCGATGAAGCAAATTCGCCCACAAGTAAATGAATTTATGAAAAATATCAAAGAGGGCGACAAGATCGCTGGCAGCAGCCAAAGCATAAGTGATCTTTCAAACAAGATCAAGCAGATGCTACCTGACGCAAAAGATCTAAATCATAAAAATTTTATAAATGACAATATGCTAAAGATGTTTGACGAACTTCTAGCTCAAAATAATGCGAACAAAAATCTACTAAGTGCTACAAAAAGGCTATTTGATACATTACTTGATGAGAGTAACAAAGTATCTTACTATGCTTAA
- a CDS encoding formate/nitrite transporter family protein: protein MLNPAETAQAVSSSMEHKAHMPLTSIIFLAIMAGAAIAMGDIFWAHSTVGMAENQSIGLSNFIGGITFSCGLMMVVFYGGHLFTSSVLSGVSAYEGKLKLGKTIGYWAIVWIFNFVGGALIAYMYYYSGLPLKYDGYILQHFIPAGIGKITAPFHELFIRGIFCNVFVCMSIWTATSESNLSGKFFAIMWMIGAFVACSMEHCVANMFIITEAIISKAHYIAANGGDIAAAAAALGHGITAEKLEVLNWGNFIGKNLVPVTLGNICGGLFFVGLVGFMANKFDMKKKA from the coding sequence ATGTTAAATCCGGCAGAAACCGCTCAAGCGGTCTCAAGCTCTATGGAGCATAAGGCTCATATGCCACTTACTAGTATTATCTTCCTTGCTATCATGGCTGGAGCTGCTATTGCTATGGGTGATATTTTCTGGGCTCACTCGACAGTTGGTATGGCTGAAAACCAGTCTATTGGCCTTTCAAATTTTATCGGCGGTATCACATTTAGCTGTGGTCTTATGATGGTTGTCTTTTATGGCGGACATCTTTTTACAAGCTCAGTTTTAAGTGGTGTTAGTGCATATGAAGGAAAGCTAAAACTAGGTAAGACTATCGGATACTGGGCTATCGTTTGGATATTTAACTTCGTTGGCGGCGCATTGATAGCTTATATGTACTACTACTCAGGCTTGCCACTAAAGTATGATGGCTACATCTTGCAGCACTTTATACCAGCTGGCATTGGCAAGATCACAGCACCATTTCATGAGCTATTTATCCGTGGAATTTTTTGTAACGTCTTTGTTTGTATGTCTATTTGGACTGCGACAAGTGAGAGCAATCTATCTGGTAAATTCTTTGCCATTATGTGGATGATCGGCGCATTTGTGGCTTGCTCTATGGAGCACTGCGTGGCAAATATGTTTATAATCACTGAAGCCATTATCTCAAAAGCTCACTATATAGCAGCAAACGGCGGAGATATCGCTGCTGCAGCTGCAGCTCTAGGACATGGCATTACGGCTGAAAAACTAGAAGTTTTAAACTGGGGAAATTTCATCGGTAAAAACTTAGTTCCGGTTACACTTGGTAATATCTGCGGCGGACTTTTCTTTGTTGGTTTAGTTGGCTTTATGGCTAATAAATTTGACATGAAGAAAAAAGCTTAA
- a CDS encoding acyl-CoA thioesterase — MDILKDFGEPRIKQVMLPKDTNSAGNIFGGWIMSQIDLAGAQAAREISPERVVTISMKEIIFKQPVFVGDVLSCYAKIISVGKTSITTQIEVTALRLNPGGFRETIHVTSAIATYVSVTKDGLKKPIDEKLKQLHGF, encoded by the coding sequence ATGGATATTTTAAAAGATTTTGGTGAGCCACGCATAAAACAAGTCATGCTACCAAAAGATACAAACTCAGCTGGCAATATCTTTGGTGGCTGGATAATGAGTCAGATCGACCTTGCAGGTGCACAAGCTGCAAGAGAAATTTCTCCCGAACGCGTTGTGACAATTTCTATGAAAGAGATCATTTTCAAGCAACCAGTCTTTGTTGGCGATGTGCTAAGCTGCTACGCTAAAATCATCTCTGTCGGTAAAACCTCAATAACAACGCAAATAGAAGTAACCGCCCTTAGGCTAAATCCAGGCGGTTTTAGAGAGACTATACATGTCACAAGCGCTATCGCAACTTACGTAAGCGTGACGAAAGATGGACTTAAAAAGCCAATCGATGAGAAGCTAAAACAACTTCATGGATTTTAA
- a CDS encoding dUTP diphosphatase — protein sequence MNERTIILEMLKMQQSLNDETNGLGWENGYTNKNKLISWRRCIYMECAELIDSFAWKHWKSIDAKTDEQNLRIEVVDIWHFIMSLALQIYKSKQLGDIETLADDICQSSGFSEFCKEPLRIEDESIYEIMNDVEMLIHECSGFDYDIFDILKIYFSMSLKCGVNLYSLYECYIAKNVLNRFRQNNGYKEGSYKKNWNGREDNEVMSEILLNGVSRIDEIYAALEHEYKKVK from the coding sequence ATGAATGAAAGAACGATTATTTTAGAGATGTTAAAGATGCAGCAAAGCCTAAATGATGAGACGAATGGGCTTGGCTGGGAAAATGGTTATACTAATAAAAATAAATTAATCAGCTGGAGGCGCTGCATATATATGGAGTGCGCTGAGCTAATCGATAGCTTTGCATGGAAACACTGGAAGAGCATCGATGCTAAGACTGATGAGCAAAATTTACGCATAGAAGTTGTTGATATTTGGCACTTTATAATGAGTCTAGCTTTGCAAATTTATAAATCAAAACAGCTTGGAGATATAGAAACTTTAGCCGATGATATTTGCCAATCAAGCGGTTTTAGTGAGTTTTGCAAAGAGCCCTTAAGGATTGAAGACGAGAGTATTTATGAGATAATGAATGATGTTGAAATGCTCATACATGAGTGTAGTGGGTTTGACTACGATATATTTGATATTTTAAAAATTTACTTCTCTATGTCTTTAAAATGTGGCGTAAATTTATACTCACTTTATGAGTGCTACATCGCTAAAAACGTGCTAAATCGCTTCCGTCAAAATAATGGCTACAAAGAAGGCAGCTATAAGAAAAATTGGAACGGACGCGAAGATAATGAAGTGATGAGTGAAATTTTGTTAAATGGCGTTAGCAGGATCGATGAAATTTACGCCGCACTTGAGCATGAATATAAAAAGGTGAAATGA
- a CDS encoding hydrogenase 3 maturation endopeptidase HyCI, translating into MKKAILCIGNPMRGDDDVGNEVGRIVEAELKEWKVFFGQDVPENEFSAIREFAPDILIVVDAMSGFDEDKIEFFDLSDDRDYIYSTHNLPTPVLLSYLRKICPKTLFLGISVLLENVLNFEEGLSEQAKKSARKAFLRIVEIDKNLVG; encoded by the coding sequence ATGAAAAAGGCCATCCTTTGCATCGGTAATCCTATGCGTGGCGATGATGATGTGGGTAATGAAGTAGGCCGCATCGTAGAAGCTGAGCTAAAAGAGTGGAAGGTCTTTTTTGGGCAAGATGTGCCTGAGAATGAATTCTCAGCTATTAGAGAATTTGCGCCTGATATTTTGATAGTAGTCGATGCGATGAGCGGTTTTGATGAGGATAAGATAGAGTTTTTCGACCTAAGTGACGATAGAGACTATATCTACTCGACTCACAATCTCCCAACGCCAGTGCTTTTAAGCTATTTGCGAAAAATTTGCCCAAAGACGCTTTTTCTTGGCATTAGTGTCTTGCTCGAAAATGTCTTAAATTTTGAAGAAGGACTAAGTGAGCAGGCTAAAAAAAGTGCCAGAAAAGCTTTTTTAAGAATTGTAGAGATTGATAAAAATTTAGTCGGTTAA
- a CDS encoding putative bifunctional diguanylate cyclase/phosphodiesterase: MLFVATLHLREGEANLKFRALRNDFDKILIQKLFVFAAFLTIMILYSWKINLTWLFSILVTLLAYRALSYTFSNVRKMDILIKREIHIKKVLNNQIESKVKELEETNRHLQRISKYDYLTNALNRQYFIARLEEMIKSKALGEKIDIYSIDINHFKAINDSYGHYIGDDVIAKFALNIESILPPNDSLFARSGGDDFIVVIKQNENVHCREFLHYLLKAISEPIVIDDYKIVLDAKIGISSTQTSEILADDFIMQSEAALEAAKKDASEKYVFYSDIKSMIQDRNYIEILLNSISFDEEFELKFQPQYLIEGKKIVGAEALVRWNSPIKGPVDQSKFIPIAEQSSIISAIGKWVAKNAIKQMAFWNEKYNTNLKIGINISPKQIDNINFASKFLSYIDRYGIDPSCVDVEITEASLVNAEEMMQSALSELSNRGICISIDDFGTGFSSMNYIKKYPMSRLKIAKELIDNIAKNDIDKDVVKSVIALAKNVELKTIAEGVEDETQLEILRELGCDEVQGYLWGKPMSAEDFEKLIISAI, translated from the coding sequence ATGTTGTTTGTTGCCACACTTCATTTAAGAGAGGGCGAGGCAAATCTAAAATTTAGGGCACTTAGAAATGATTTTGATAAAATTTTAATACAAAAGCTATTTGTTTTTGCCGCATTTTTGACAATTATGATCTTGTACTCTTGGAAGATAAATTTGACATGGTTATTTTCTATTTTAGTTACTTTGCTTGCATACAGGGCATTATCTTATACATTTTCTAATGTTAGAAAGATGGATATTTTAATTAAACGTGAAATACATATCAAAAAAGTATTAAATAATCAGATAGAAAGTAAAGTAAAAGAGCTTGAAGAGACAAATAGGCACCTACAAAGGATCAGTAAATATGATTATCTAACGAATGCTCTAAATCGCCAGTATTTTATCGCAAGGCTTGAAGAAATGATAAAGTCAAAGGCGCTTGGTGAAAAGATAGATATTTATAGTATTGACATAAACCATTTTAAAGCGATAAATGACTCGTACGGGCACTATATCGGCGATGATGTAATAGCAAAGTTTGCTTTAAACATTGAGTCAATATTGCCACCAAACGATTCCTTATTTGCAAGGTCTGGCGGAGATGACTTTATCGTTGTTATCAAGCAAAACGAAAATGTACATTGCAGAGAATTTTTGCACTATCTACTAAAAGCTATTTCAGAGCCAATCGTTATAGATGATTATAAAATTGTACTTGATGCGAAAATAGGGATTAGCTCGACACAAACTAGTGAAATTTTGGCTGATGATTTTATCATGCAATCAGAAGCAGCACTAGAAGCAGCAAAGAAAGATGCATCTGAAAAGTATGTTTTTTATAGTGATATAAAAAGCATGATTCAGGATAGAAACTATATAGAAATATTGCTAAATAGCATAAGCTTTGATGAAGAATTTGAGCTAAAATTTCAGCCCCAGTATCTAATAGAAGGTAAAAAAATAGTAGGAGCAGAGGCTCTTGTTAGGTGGAACTCTCCTATAAAAGGTCCGGTAGATCAATCAAAATTTATCCCAATAGCCGAACAAAGCTCGATTATCAGTGCGATAGGAAAATGGGTGGCAAAAAATGCTATAAAACAAATGGCCTTTTGGAATGAGAAATATAATACAAACCTAAAAATAGGCATAAATATCTCACCAAAACAGATTGATAATATAAATTTTGCATCTAAATTTTTAAGCTATATAGATAGATACGGCATTGATCCATCTTGTGTAGATGTTGAGATCACTGAGGCTAGCCTCGTTAATGCCGAAGAGATGATGCAAAGTGCGTTATCTGAGCTTTCAAATAGAGGAATTTGCATATCCATAGATGATTTTGGTACCGGTTTTTCATCGATGAATTACATCAAAAAATATCCTATGAGCCGCCTAAAGATCGCTAAAGAGCTGATAGATAATATTGCTAAAAATGATATAGATAAAGACGTGGTAAAAAGCGTTATAGCTTTAGCTAAAAATGTGGAGCTAAAGACTATTGCTGAAGGCGTCGAAGATGAAACCCAGCTTGAAATTTTAAGAGAGCTTGGATGTGATGAGGTGCAAGGGTATCTTTGGGGTAAGCCAATGAGTGCAGAGGATTTTGAAAAGCTTATAATAAGCGCTATTTAA
- a CDS encoding EI24 domain-containing protein, translated as MINLLRLGFKDFFTAKFIALSILPLCLSIFSLAWLTIWGGSEIFDLLSDSAKNENFAFLEPNSVLSFIAIKILSFSATKWIVSILFYILSTFLTIIISIIIALVVAGFLTPVVAKEINKRHYNYVLKSEASTARVLKVTMVEIMKFLGILLICLPLLFVPVLNLFIINVPFFYIYYKLLLIDIGSNTLDSDKFELALLEGGGVKFIFFTLLFYLISLVPLVGLFFQLYFVIVLSHLFYQREALIKI; from the coding sequence ATGATAAACCTTCTTCGCCTTGGCTTTAAAGATTTTTTTACAGCCAAATTTATAGCGCTATCCATCTTGCCACTTTGTCTTAGCATTTTTAGTCTTGCGTGGCTTACGATCTGGGGCGGCAGTGAGATATTTGATCTTTTAAGTGATAGCGCCAAAAATGAAAATTTTGCCTTTTTAGAGCCAAACTCGGTGCTCTCTTTTATCGCTATTAAAATTTTAAGCTTTAGCGCCACAAAATGGATAGTTAGCATACTTTTTTATATTTTGAGCACCTTTTTAACGATAATTATTAGCATAATAATCGCTCTAGTCGTAGCTGGCTTTTTAACTCCAGTTGTGGCCAAAGAGATAAACAAAAGGCACTACAACTACGTGCTTAAAAGCGAGGCTAGCACGGCTAGAGTGCTAAAAGTGACGATGGTTGAGATCATGAAATTTCTTGGGATCTTACTCATTTGTCTGCCGCTTTTGTTTGTACCAGTCTTAAATTTATTTATCATAAACGTACCATTTTTTTACATTTACTATAAACTTTTACTGATAGACATTGGCTCAAACACGCTTGATAGTGATAAATTTGAGTTAGCACTGCTTGAAGGTGGTGGGGTTAAATTTATATTTTTTACACTTTTGTTTTATCTCATCTCGCTTGTGCCGCTTGTGGGACTATTTTTTCAGCTTTATTTTGTGATAGTCTTGTCGCACCTCTTTTATCAAAGAGAAGCACTCATAAAAATTTAG
- a CDS encoding bifunctional diguanylate cyclase/phosphodiesterase, producing the protein MITFGIYTSMDKVKTKITHWLAICFGVFLWSICDALMVLNQDVLLRAHSSYAYLDVFFMLPMISILTGVSIFLYSKFAASQEKLAIIMDSISVFFLIVILIYGIFDEVDILSMINNRSNIVFLSIVAINFLILFITLSEIFTSSLLHIKISGFYLISASILFTMLNLFIFYSQISNVNFGHKIDFLYIVPFFFLMIGAFYLKAKNEYVTNTDKDISIGSKWLPIIIVLPLLLQEDLTSFSALISLFILVVNAIVNYYVKSSIASRKILDYERNLHREMEKSMHERTNELMLANLRLQDMSEKDYLTDLGNRNFIVNELERMCKSISEDEEIAVYYINLSRFKSINTSYGHEIGDRILKLVAKRILEVCNRQEAIARISADEFIVLAKMEINSHTKRLNLGIALKDAIEKPIQIDRYHFGLKCIIGIDVATKDSTANPRNIIKNADMAMYYAKKNPALNPMVYSDKISNEMHLSSSIEIALKKANLQEDLHVYFQPIFDLKIEKMIYAEVFLYWKSEKFGLMEASKFMKEVNVNSDILNDIYSLLVSKTIEYVDRLQKEKLLIPKISINVAQIQSKSEKFVLDFISSLRSHHINPELFEIEFGEEIWTNNTKTLDKIFSILKENNIDVCIDNFGSGYTSFIYIRKYGIKRIKIASEFVAQASNSKIDAQIVSAIIDLAKAMKIKVGAKGVEKEEDINFLKELDCNEVQGLFLSRPMSAEEFEDLVRQDPQMIAKV; encoded by the coding sequence GTGATAACTTTTGGCATTTATACTTCAATGGATAAAGTAAAAACCAAAATAACGCATTGGCTTGCAATATGTTTTGGTGTTTTTTTATGGTCTATTTGCGATGCATTAATGGTGTTAAATCAAGATGTACTATTGCGGGCTCATAGTTCTTACGCGTATCTTGATGTGTTTTTTATGTTGCCAATGATATCTATTTTAACTGGTGTTAGTATATTTTTGTATTCAAAATTTGCAGCCAGTCAAGAAAAGCTAGCCATTATTATGGATAGCATAAGTGTCTTTTTTTTAATAGTAATTTTAATATATGGTATTTTTGATGAAGTAGATATCTTATCGATGATAAATAATAGATCAAATATCGTTTTTCTCTCTATTGTAGCCATAAATTTTCTTATACTTTTTATTACTTTAAGTGAGATTTTTACAAGCAGCTTGCTTCATATAAAAATTAGTGGCTTTTACCTCATATCAGCTAGTATTTTATTTACGATGCTAAATTTATTTATTTTTTATAGTCAGATCTCAAATGTAAATTTTGGCCATAAAATAGATTTTTTATATATCGTTCCTTTCTTTTTTTTGATGATAGGAGCTTTTTATTTAAAAGCTAAAAATGAATATGTTACAAATACCGATAAAGATATCTCAATAGGATCAAAATGGCTACCAATAATAATAGTTTTACCATTGCTATTACAAGAAGATCTGACATCTTTTAGTGCACTTATCTCGTTATTTATCTTGGTTGTAAATGCTATTGTTAATTACTACGTTAAAAGCTCTATTGCAAGTAGAAAAATATTAGATTATGAAAGAAATCTTCATAGAGAGATGGAAAAGTCGATGCATGAGCGAACCAATGAACTTATGCTCGCAAATTTAAGACTTCAAGATATGTCTGAGAAGGACTATCTAACAGACCTTGGCAATAGAAATTTTATAGTAAATGAGCTTGAAAGAATGTGCAAAAGCATCTCTGAAGATGAGGAAATCGCGGTTTATTATATAAATTTAAGCCGTTTTAAAAGCATAAATACATCTTATGGGCACGAAATAGGCGATAGAATTTTAAAATTAGTTGCAAAAAGGATACTTGAAGTTTGCAATAGACAAGAGGCCATAGCAAGGATTAGTGCGGACGAATTTATCGTACTAGCAAAAATGGAGATAAATAGTCATACAAAACGCTTAAATCTTGGTATCGCCTTAAAAGATGCTATTGAAAAACCAATTCAAATAGATAGATATCACTTTGGGCTTAAGTGCATAATAGGCATAGATGTAGCAACAAAAGATAGCACGGCAAATCCAAGAAATATTATAAAAAACGCAGATATGGCAATGTATTATGCCAAAAAAAATCCAGCTTTAAATCCTATGGTTTATAGCGATAAAATTAGCAATGAAATGCACCTAAGCTCAAGTATCGAGATCGCGCTTAAAAAAGCTAATTTGCAAGAAGACCTTCATGTATATTTTCAACCAATATTTGATCTAAAAATTGAAAAAATGATCTACGCAGAGGTTTTTTTATATTGGAAATCAGAAAAATTTGGCTTGATGGAAGCGAGCAAATTTATGAAAGAGGTCAATGTAAATAGCGATATTTTAAATGATATTTACTCACTTTTAGTTTCAAAGACCATAGAGTATGTAGATAGATTGCAAAAAGAAAAACTCTTGATACCAAAAATAAGTATAAATGTTGCACAGATTCAAAGTAAATCAGAAAAATTTGTTTTAGATTTTATTTCTAGCTTACGCTCGCACCATATAAATCCAGAGCTTTTTGAAATAGAATTTGGCGAAGAAATATGGACAAATAATACTAAGACGCTTGATAAAATTTTTTCTATTCTTAAAGAAAATAATATAGATGTTTGCATAGATAATTTTGGCTCTGGATATACTTCATTTATTTATATTAGAAAATACGGTATTAAGCGTATAAAAATAGCAAGTGAATTTGTTGCTCAAGCATCAAATAGCAAAATAGATGCACAAATCGTATCTGCAATTATTGATTTAGCAAAGGCAATGAAGATAAAAGTTGGCGCAAAAGGCGTAGAAAAAGAAGAAGATATTAATTTCTTAAAAGAGCTTGATTGTAACGAAGTTCAAGGACTTTTCTTATCTCGTCCTATGAGTGCAGAAGAATTTGAAGACCTTGTAAGACAAGATCCTCAAATGATAGCTAAAGTTTAA
- a CDS encoding Crp/Fnr family transcriptional regulator — MKKSRLGLLQTQITKILTQNELDKFEYKELPKTSIIYTEEIKIIILKSGCAKLSFFEDGEEFILYHLEASNIAVLDDNCAFEVLEDAEIYAINLNKIGEILSNSNVADEILKAVLNAVIVQRQIIKSILFEDAKGRIANFLIELAKEQDLKQNGYHYIFLPFSLKVLSSFVGLKRQSASTAFNELIKDDIIRKITPHEFLIIDYEKLESYTN; from the coding sequence ATGAAAAAATCACGTCTAGGTCTTTTGCAAACACAAATCACAAAGATCCTAACTCAAAATGAGCTTGATAAATTTGAGTACAAAGAGCTACCAAAAACAAGCATAATCTACACCGAAGAGATCAAGATTATCATCTTAAAAAGTGGCTGTGCAAAGCTCTCATTTTTTGAAGATGGAGAGGAATTTATCCTTTATCATTTAGAAGCGAGCAACATCGCCGTGCTCGATGATAATTGCGCTTTTGAAGTGCTTGAAGATGCTGAAATTTATGCTATAAATTTAAACAAAATAGGTGAAATTTTATCAAATTCAAATGTCGCAGATGAGATTTTAAAAGCTGTGTTAAATGCAGTGATCGTGCAACGCCAGATCATAAAATCCATACTTTTTGAAGATGCAAAAGGCAGGATTGCAAATTTTTTGATCGAGCTTGCAAAGGAGCAGGATCTAAAGCAAAATGGATATCACTACATATTTTTGCCATTTTCTCTAAAGGTACTCTCAAGCTTTGTGGGGCTCAAACGCCAAAGCGCTTCAACTGCATTTAATGAGCTTATAAAAGACGACATCATAAGAAAGATCACACCACACGAGTTTTTAATAATTGATTATGAAAAACTTGAAAGTTACACAAACTAA